The Castanea sativa cultivar Marrone di Chiusa Pesio chromosome 11, ASM4071231v1 genome contains a region encoding:
- the LOC142617658 gene encoding F-box protein CPR1-like — MSETREPPTLRHRNNHLPYDVVLNILGQLPVKSVMRLRCVSKSLYSSIASPDFISTNLNNNNKNNDINHDNARVIHIESESTRVINRQVCMVALARTFDRISEIGVPFDFPTRCVQIVGSCNGLLCLADYPPGNVVYLWNPSIRRFKKLPPTCLGLLKHVTLGFAYCSENNYYKVVRTSGSSLSTSEVEVYTLSSDSWKRVEISVTTDVIFCKNLVSPIPFVGGALHWMASVKEENRMMETDIMAFDVNGEKFRKQALPHGSIDGPLLQRCVASFRGKLAFFEESGFQYSIWVMGDYGVVESWNKLFVVPFERVSCWISLTDYGSLMVWYRNDQAEGQGYKHALIDIETLQEKKDPDIQHPSYVAAFMESLVLLDGTNVESY; from the coding sequence ATGTCCGAGACGAGAGAACCACCGACTCTCCGACACAGGAACAACCATCTTCCTTACGACGTCGTACTGAATATCCTGGGACAGCTACCGGTGAAATCAGTGATGAGATTAAGGTGTGTTTCCAAATCCTTGTACTCCTCAATCGCTAGTCCCGATTTCATCTCCACCaacctcaacaacaacaacaaaaacaacgaCATAAATCACGATAATGCTCGTGTCATACACATAGAGTCGGAGAGTACACGTGTCATTAACAGACAAGTCTGTATGGTCGCTTTGGCCCGCACGTTTGATAGGATTTCTGAGATTGGAGTTCCTTTTGATTTTCCTACTAGGTGTGTCCAAATAGTGGGTTCCTGCAATGGCTTATTGTGTCTCGCTGATTATCCACCCGGTAATGTTGTCTATTTGTGGAACCCCAGTATTAGAAGATTCAAGAAGCTGCCTCCTACTTGCTTAGGATTGCTAAAACATGTTACGCTCGGATTTGCTTATTGTTCCGAGAATAATTACTATAAGGTTGTAAGGACTTCAGGTAGTTCTTTGTCCACGTCTGAGGTTGAGGTGTACACGTTAAGTTCGGATTCGTGGAAAAGGGTTGAGATTTCGGTGACAACAGATGTAATTTTCTGTAAAAATTTGGTTTCTCCAATCCCATTTGTTGGTGGGGCTTTACACTGGATGGCATCTGTTAAAGAAGAGAATCGCATGATGGAAACTGATATTATGGCATTTGATGTCAATGGTGAGAAATTCAGAAAGCAAGCACTACCTCATGGTTCTATCGATGGACCGCTCCTTCAAAGATGTGTCGCATCATTCAGAGGGAAGCTGGCTTTCTTTGAAGAATCTGGCTTCCAGTACTCCATTTGGGTGATGGGAGACTATGGTGTGGTTGAGTCTTGGAATAAGCTTTTTGTTGTGCCATTTGAAAGGGTATCTTGTTGGATTTCCTTGACCGATTATGGTTCACTTATGGTTTGGTACAGAAATGATCAAGCAGAGGGGCAGGGATATAAGCATGCTTTAATTGACATCGAAACTTTACAAGAGAAGAAGGACCCCGATATCCAACATCCTTCATATGTAGCCGCTTTCATGGAGAGTCTTGTTTTACTTGATGGAACAAATGTGGAATCTTACTAA